One genomic segment of Nonomuraea coxensis DSM 45129 includes these proteins:
- a CDS encoding pectinesterase family protein: MRLLLLLPLLLALTATPAEALSAPGRGTIVVAADGTGDHTTVQAAVDAVPSGNTRPVTILVRRGTYRQQVVIPADKPYISLVGDTRDPREVVLTFDVSAATPRPDGSGPYGTSGSASYVISAPDFTARNLTFENAYDEAANGPSQAVAVRTTGDRQVYENVRFIGNQDTLYANTASAGTTARQYFRDCHVEGDVDFIFGRATAVFDNCVIRSLDRGSAGNNGYVTAASTELANPYGLLIHRSHLVSDAPAGSVHLGRPWPAGGSATARGQVLVRESWLGQHVKSSPWTDMSGLSWRDARLSEYRNEGPGAAAGPDRPELTPAQAAAFTPERYLAGADGWNPVRRTPPRPGPRDLGRQVLPANDGWAAATTGTTGGSAARPENVHVVTTRAQLKAALGDPADNTPRVIYVKGAIDADTDDSGRTLTCADYAVDGYSLDAYLAAYDPAVWGRTSVPSGPLEEARKASYAKMAEHVTVTIGSNVTLVGLGRDAALKSFGLRISGADNVIVRNLTITDTADCFPQWDPTDGADGNWNASFDNVEVSGSTHVWLDHNTLNDGDNPDSGQPLYFGRPYQVHDGLLDVVRGSTYVTLSWNHLSGHDKVMLIGNTDNPARYAEEDKLKVTLHHNHFEGLGQRTPRVRFGQVHVYNNYVTGGPGHVYSIGVGVGSRVYAEANAFDGVPAAKVLTVFGGTAITARDNLVDGRPADLVAAYNAATGAALGADAGWTPALTGRKHPARALKALVPASAGAGRRL, encoded by the coding sequence ATGCGACTTCTGTTACTCCTCCCCCTGCTGCTGGCCCTCACCGCCACGCCCGCCGAAGCCCTGAGCGCCCCGGGACGGGGAACGATCGTGGTCGCCGCCGACGGCACCGGCGACCACACCACCGTGCAGGCCGCGGTGGACGCCGTCCCCTCGGGCAACACCCGCCCGGTCACGATCCTGGTCCGCAGGGGCACCTACCGGCAGCAGGTCGTCATCCCGGCCGACAAGCCGTACATCTCCCTCGTCGGGGACACCCGCGATCCGCGCGAGGTGGTGCTGACCTTCGACGTCTCCGCCGCCACGCCCAGACCGGACGGCTCGGGCCCGTACGGCACCTCGGGCAGCGCCTCGTACGTGATCAGCGCCCCCGACTTCACCGCCCGCAACCTCACCTTCGAGAACGCCTACGACGAGGCCGCGAACGGCCCCAGCCAGGCCGTCGCCGTCCGCACCACCGGCGACCGCCAGGTCTACGAGAACGTGCGTTTCATCGGCAACCAGGACACCCTCTACGCCAACACGGCCTCCGCCGGCACGACCGCCCGCCAGTACTTCCGCGACTGCCACGTGGAGGGCGACGTCGACTTCATCTTCGGCCGCGCCACCGCCGTCTTCGACAACTGCGTGATCAGGTCGCTCGACCGGGGCAGCGCCGGCAACAACGGCTACGTCACCGCCGCCAGCACCGAGCTCGCCAACCCCTACGGCCTCCTCATTCACCGCAGTCACCTGGTCAGCGACGCCCCCGCGGGCAGCGTGCACCTCGGCCGCCCCTGGCCGGCGGGCGGCTCGGCGACGGCGCGCGGCCAGGTGCTGGTCCGCGAGTCGTGGCTGGGCCAGCACGTCAAGAGCAGCCCCTGGACCGACATGTCCGGGCTGAGCTGGCGCGACGCCCGCCTGTCGGAGTACCGCAACGAGGGCCCCGGCGCGGCGGCCGGCCCGGACCGGCCGGAGCTGACGCCCGCGCAGGCCGCCGCCTTCACCCCGGAGCGGTACCTCGCGGGCGCGGACGGCTGGAACCCGGTGCGGCGCACGCCGCCGCGCCCCGGCCCGCGCGACCTCGGCCGCCAGGTGCTGCCCGCGAACGACGGCTGGGCCGCGGCGACCACGGGCACCACCGGCGGCTCGGCCGCCCGCCCCGAGAACGTGCACGTGGTCACCACCCGCGCCCAGCTCAAGGCCGCGCTCGGCGACCCGGCCGACAACACGCCGCGCGTCATCTACGTCAAGGGCGCCATCGACGCCGACACCGACGACTCCGGCCGCACGCTGACCTGCGCCGACTACGCCGTGGACGGCTACAGCCTGGACGCCTACCTCGCCGCCTACGACCCCGCGGTGTGGGGCAGGACGAGCGTGCCGTCCGGCCCGCTGGAGGAGGCCCGCAAGGCGTCGTACGCGAAGATGGCCGAGCACGTCACCGTCACGATCGGCTCCAACGTCACCCTGGTCGGCCTGGGCCGCGACGCCGCGCTGAAGAGCTTCGGCCTGCGGATCAGCGGCGCCGACAACGTCATCGTCCGCAACCTCACCATCACCGACACCGCCGACTGCTTCCCGCAGTGGGACCCGACGGACGGCGCGGACGGCAACTGGAACGCCTCGTTCGACAACGTCGAGGTCTCCGGCTCCACGCACGTCTGGCTGGACCACAACACGCTGAACGACGGCGACAACCCCGACTCCGGCCAGCCGCTGTACTTCGGCCGGCCGTACCAGGTGCACGACGGGCTGCTCGACGTGGTGCGCGGCTCCACCTACGTGACGCTGTCCTGGAACCACCTCAGCGGCCACGACAAGGTCATGCTGATCGGCAACACCGACAACCCGGCGCGCTACGCCGAGGAGGACAAGCTCAAGGTCACCCTGCACCACAACCACTTCGAGGGCCTCGGGCAGCGCACGCCCCGGGTGCGCTTCGGGCAGGTGCACGTCTACAACAACTACGTCACCGGCGGCCCGGGTCACGTCTACAGCATCGGCGTGGGCGTCGGCTCCCGCGTGTACGCCGAGGCCAACGCCTTCGACGGCGTCCCGGCGGCGAAGGTGCTGACCGTCTTCGGCGGCACGGCGATCACCGCGCGGGACAACCTCGTGGACGGCCGGCCGGCGGACCTGGTGGCGGCCTACAACGCGGCCACCGGTGCCGCGCTCGGCGCCGACGCCGGCTGGACGCCCGCTCTGACCGGCCGCAAGCATCCGGCCAGGGCGCTCAAGGCGCTCGTGCCGGCCAGCGCGGGCGCGGGGCGGCGGTTGTAG
- a CDS encoding endo-1,4-beta-xylanase: MRTLLRALVAAALSCLLPVLSLPAASPARAAADHVYDFEDGTAQGWSPRGDGVSVAVTTEAAHGGAASLLVTGRTATWHGASLAAPFVKGVTYRVSAHARLAAGQPAATIALTVQRTPAGGETTYERVAAATVTDGAWVRLAGTYLFTADSTDLQLYAESDDAAGSYHLDDVVLAPQGDPTREPVAADFEDGTTQDWSPRASAVLAATTEAAHGGARSLAVTGRSASWDGPALNVLGRLGKGDRYQLSAWVRLGAGADSGRLGLSIERRAAGTPSYEQIVPPTDVPAGEWVRLAGTYTLSRDVDFLSVYLESDTGTFPFHLDDFALTYLPPKPIQTDIPALKDRVPFTLGSALTRPDTFGVHGELLARHFNGITPGNELKWDATEPREGEYAFADADDLVAFGERHGMTIRGHTLAWHSQTPSWVFEGADKQTLLTRLENHVRTLVTRYKGRIAAWDVVNEVVDENQPDGLRRSPWYEITGLDFIRTAFRVAHEADPDARLFINDYNTEFPRKREALYALVKRLRAEGVPIHGVGHQLHLNIEQPPASSVEDTIERFATLGVEQQVTELDVSVYTDFVSSYPTIPDELIAEQGHRYKELFDVFRRQAAHLTSVTVWGESDDVSWLNTWPITRLNAPLLFDRDLQAKPAYWGVADPSKLPPRVRRLEAPAGEVVLDGKRDQQWDLLPDAPIARVGEVSAGFQARTTAAGMYVLAEVADRSVSAGDRVTFTVDGVARTVTRQGGHRAAARPTPTGYRVEALVPKGTDVDVTVRDGGTAVSWTGKVTPAPAVKLTTAAHRAPVLDGVADPAWRAAPEIRTGTWIQGTSGASATVRSLWHGSTLYVLAQVTDPVLSEESPNAWEQDSVEIFVDPGNGKTKGYTDDDGQYRISFSGRLTVGGTFDAAGVKDNLRAVTRTVPGGYVVEAAVALPTAPLRPGALLGFDVQVNDATGAARTAAVTWNDATGRSYLDTSHWGGAEADLTPSSSPGRGGRRGGRGRTAPTPRG; encoded by the coding sequence GTGCGCACCCTCCTCCGGGCCCTGGTGGCCGCCGCCCTGTCCTGCCTCCTGCCCGTGCTGTCCCTGCCGGCCGCATCGCCCGCGCGGGCCGCCGCCGACCACGTCTACGACTTCGAGGACGGCACCGCGCAGGGCTGGAGCCCGCGCGGCGACGGCGTCTCCGTGGCCGTCACGACCGAGGCCGCCCACGGCGGCGCCGCCTCGCTGCTCGTCACCGGCCGCACCGCGACCTGGCACGGGGCCTCGCTCGCCGCGCCGTTCGTCAAGGGCGTCACCTACCGGGTCAGCGCCCACGCCCGGCTCGCCGCCGGGCAGCCGGCCGCGACGATCGCGCTCACCGTGCAGCGCACCCCGGCCGGGGGCGAGACCACGTACGAACGGGTCGCCGCGGCCACCGTCACCGACGGCGCGTGGGTCCGCCTGGCGGGCACGTACCTGTTCACCGCCGACTCCACGGACCTGCAGCTCTACGCCGAGAGCGACGACGCCGCCGGCAGCTACCACCTCGACGACGTCGTGCTCGCCCCCCAGGGCGACCCCACCCGCGAGCCGGTCGCCGCCGACTTCGAGGACGGCACCACGCAGGACTGGTCGCCGCGTGCCTCCGCCGTCCTCGCCGCCACCACCGAGGCCGCCCACGGCGGCGCCAGGAGCCTCGCCGTCACCGGCCGCTCCGCCTCCTGGGACGGCCCGGCGCTCAACGTCCTCGGCCGCCTCGGCAAGGGCGACAGATACCAGCTGTCGGCGTGGGTCAGGCTCGGCGCCGGCGCGGACTCCGGCCGGCTCGGGCTGTCGATCGAGCGGCGCGCCGCAGGCACACCCAGCTACGAGCAGATCGTGCCGCCCACGGACGTGCCCGCGGGGGAGTGGGTACGGCTCGCGGGCACGTACACGCTGTCGCGTGACGTGGACTTCCTCAGCGTCTACCTCGAGTCCGACACCGGCACGTTCCCCTTCCACCTCGACGACTTCGCGCTGACCTACCTCCCGCCCAAGCCGATCCAGACCGACATCCCGGCGCTCAAGGACCGCGTGCCCTTCACCCTCGGCTCCGCGCTCACCCGCCCCGACACCTTCGGCGTCCACGGCGAGCTGCTGGCCAGGCACTTCAACGGCATCACCCCCGGCAACGAGCTGAAGTGGGACGCCACCGAGCCCCGCGAGGGCGAGTACGCCTTCGCCGACGCCGACGACCTCGTGGCCTTCGGCGAGCGCCACGGCATGACGATCCGCGGCCACACCCTCGCCTGGCACAGCCAGACCCCGTCCTGGGTGTTCGAGGGAGCCGACAAGCAGACCCTGCTGACCCGCCTGGAGAACCACGTCCGCACCCTCGTCACCCGCTACAAGGGCAGGATCGCGGCCTGGGACGTCGTCAACGAGGTCGTGGACGAGAACCAGCCCGACGGCCTGCGCCGCTCGCCCTGGTACGAGATCACCGGCCTCGACTTCATCCGCACCGCCTTCCGCGTCGCCCACGAGGCCGACCCGGACGCCAGGCTCTTCATCAACGACTACAACACCGAGTTCCCGCGCAAGCGCGAGGCCCTGTACGCGCTGGTCAAGCGGCTCAGGGCCGAGGGCGTGCCGATCCACGGCGTCGGCCACCAGCTCCACCTCAACATCGAGCAGCCGCCCGCCTCCTCCGTCGAGGACACCATCGAGCGCTTCGCCACGCTCGGCGTCGAGCAGCAGGTCACCGAGCTCGACGTCAGCGTCTACACCGACTTCGTCTCCTCCTACCCCACCATCCCCGACGAGCTGATCGCCGAGCAGGGCCACCGCTACAAGGAGCTGTTCGACGTCTTCCGCCGGCAGGCCGCGCACCTCACCTCCGTCACCGTCTGGGGCGAGTCCGACGACGTGAGCTGGCTCAACACCTGGCCGATCACCCGGCTGAACGCGCCCCTGCTGTTCGACCGGGACCTCCAGGCCAAGCCCGCCTACTGGGGCGTGGCCGACCCGTCGAAGCTGCCGCCCCGGGTGCGCCGCCTGGAGGCGCCGGCCGGGGAGGTGGTCCTCGACGGCAAGCGCGACCAGCAGTGGGACCTGCTGCCGGACGCCCCGATCGCGCGCGTGGGCGAGGTGTCGGCCGGCTTCCAGGCCCGCACCACGGCCGCCGGCATGTACGTGCTCGCCGAGGTCGCCGACCGCAGCGTCTCCGCCGGCGACCGGGTGACGTTCACCGTGGACGGCGTCGCCAGGACCGTCACCCGGCAGGGCGGGCACAGGGCCGCGGCCCGGCCCACCCCCACCGGCTACCGCGTCGAGGCCCTGGTCCCCAAGGGCACGGACGTGGACGTCACCGTACGCGACGGCGGCACCGCCGTCTCCTGGACCGGCAAGGTCACCCCCGCGCCCGCCGTGAAGCTCACCACCGCCGCCCACCGCGCCCCCGTCCTCGACGGCGTCGCGGACCCGGCCTGGCGGGCCGCGCCCGAGATCCGCACCGGCACCTGGATCCAGGGCACGTCCGGGGCGAGCGCCACCGTACGGTCGCTGTGGCACGGATCCACGCTGTACGTGCTCGCCCAGGTCACCGACCCCGTGCTCAGCGAGGAGTCGCCGAACGCCTGGGAGCAGGACTCCGTCGAGATCTTCGTCGACCCCGGCAACGGCAAGACCAAGGGCTACACCGACGACGACGGGCAGTACCGGATCAGCTTCTCCGGCCGGCTCACCGTCGGCGGCACCTTCGACGCGGCCGGCGTCAAGGACAACCTCAGGGCCGTGACCCGCACCGTCCCCGGCGGGTACGTCGTCGAGGCCGCCGTCGCGCTGCCGACCGCGCCGCTGCGGCCGGGCGCCCTGCTCGGCTTCGACGTGCAGGTCAACGACGCCACCGGCGCGGCCCGCACCGCCGCCGTCACCTGGAACGACGCCACCGGCCGGAGCTACCTCGACACCAGCCACTGGGGGGGTGCTGAAGCTGACCTGACCCCTAGCTCGTCGCCGGGCAGGGGAGGGCGTAGGGGCGGCCGGGGACGTACTGCGCCCACTCCTCGCGGGTGA
- a CDS encoding glycoside hydrolase family 43 protein: MRRRRAAALAAALLLLLLGTAPPALAGAPITTAIYTADPAALVVGDTLYLYTGHDEAPTGGTNFVMRDWHVFTSSDAATFTDQGAKLAISNFSWAGADAWAGEVERGADGKYYWYVPVNGNGAGWMDIGVAVGDTPLGPFRDAKGGPLVSDSTPNSSPLNIDPTVFTDDDGQVYMYWGSYYGLRAARLTSTMTSLNGSVITPSGVTNFWEAPWMFKRNGVYYLAYAANDSACSAPGYACIRYATASNPLGPWTHRGVVLDQVTSTTNHPAIIEFKGQWYMVYHNASSPGGGDFRRSVTIDKLYFNADGTMQKVVQTGGPVTPGNLAASATASTSYVSPWETLAAINDGYTPANSADRGHGAYGNWNHQGTEWIEYRWPTAQTVSRSEVYWFDDDQGIDLPASCRVQYWTGSAYADVPGQSGCGVAANTFNATAFPSISTTRLRLNITSRTGYSTGVLEWRAFS; the protein is encoded by the coding sequence ATGAGACGACGACGGGCGGCGGCCCTCGCCGCGGCACTCCTGCTCCTCCTCCTCGGCACCGCGCCCCCCGCGCTCGCGGGCGCGCCGATCACCACCGCGATCTACACGGCCGACCCGGCCGCGCTGGTCGTGGGCGACACCCTGTACCTCTACACCGGCCACGACGAGGCCCCGACCGGCGGCACCAACTTCGTCATGCGCGACTGGCACGTCTTCACCTCCTCCGACGCCGCCACGTTCACCGACCAGGGCGCCAAGCTGGCCATCTCCAACTTCTCCTGGGCCGGCGCCGACGCCTGGGCCGGCGAGGTCGAGCGCGGCGCGGACGGCAAGTACTACTGGTACGTCCCCGTCAACGGCAACGGCGCCGGCTGGATGGACATCGGCGTCGCCGTCGGCGACACCCCGCTCGGCCCCTTCCGCGACGCCAAGGGCGGCCCGCTGGTCAGCGACAGCACCCCCAACTCCTCGCCGCTCAACATCGACCCCACCGTCTTCACCGACGACGACGGCCAGGTCTACATGTACTGGGGCTCCTACTACGGCCTGCGCGCCGCCCGCCTCACCAGCACCATGACCTCGCTCAACGGCTCGGTCATCACCCCGAGCGGCGTGACGAACTTCTGGGAGGCCCCCTGGATGTTCAAGCGCAACGGCGTCTACTACCTCGCCTACGCCGCCAACGACTCGGCCTGCTCCGCGCCCGGCTACGCCTGCATCCGCTACGCGACCGCGAGCAACCCGCTCGGCCCGTGGACGCACCGCGGCGTCGTGCTCGACCAGGTCACCTCGACCACCAACCACCCGGCGATCATCGAGTTCAAGGGCCAGTGGTACATGGTCTACCACAACGCCTCCAGCCCCGGCGGCGGCGACTTCCGCCGCTCGGTGACCATCGACAAGCTGTACTTCAACGCCGACGGCACCATGCAGAAGGTCGTGCAGACCGGCGGCCCGGTCACGCCGGGCAACCTCGCCGCGAGCGCCACCGCCTCCACCTCGTACGTCTCCCCGTGGGAGACCCTGGCCGCGATCAACGACGGTTACACCCCGGCGAACTCCGCCGACCGCGGCCACGGCGCGTACGGCAACTGGAACCACCAGGGCACCGAGTGGATCGAGTACCGCTGGCCCACCGCCCAGACGGTCTCCCGCTCCGAGGTCTACTGGTTCGACGACGACCAGGGCATCGACCTGCCCGCCTCCTGCCGGGTGCAGTACTGGACCGGCAGCGCCTACGCCGACGTCCCCGGCCAGTCGGGCTGCGGCGTGGCCGCGAACACCTTCAACGCCACCGCCTTCCCCTCGATCAGCACCACCAGGCTCCGGCTCAACATCACCTCGCGCACCGGCTACTCGACCGGCGTCCTCGAATGGAGGGCCTTCTCGTGA
- a CDS encoding MGH1-like glycoside hydrolase domain-containing protein, producing MRRVLTALLLVAGLVVAGAPARADQTIGYPSFSGPAVPAPPGTYTTGNAMRAIYDAESSGTDFWMDRLLARPGNDPAGTWLMTRGRALFMKTHTPGTLGFAGQVAYWESISNANAFTVVVTPGTFTEQVSSRRQAPSHWKSRHTSGSVTIDQTKFITDNNVAVANLAITNGGSASTTLQLRATSPYATTGSGSELTGQVNAYNNLTTLYPRLTGDGFTVSSGGLNRSVTVAAGATVTVKVVMGFVTSEIPASRTEYDAYAGYTPATAFATHVRAYNRWWADNVPYIDVPEPGIKKNIYYRWWLMRYNHLDADIPGQTFQFPTSMEGVLGYNNAIALTQPMHIDDLKYLRDPAYAYGAWLSVGQTSKNGRFLDNPGDPENWSNSYTQYIAEAAWKSYQIHGGQPGIAANLARYAEQDVKGQLSSYDTDNNKLIEYDWGALTGNDADAVSFHWKPGRMDRAEAAYQYSGALAAAQAYEAIGNTAKATEMRNLATQIQNAIVSVLWNPGRQLFEHRLKSTNEWVPWKEINNYYPFAVGAIPNTATYKQALRLFDDPAQYPIFPFYTANQADKAASGTGSNNFSTINSTVQFRLLSSVLRNYPNEWIDPTWYKKLLYWNAWAQYVGGNTQWPDANEFWADWNGSSITYRSWIHHNILGSSNWTVIEDVAGLRPRNDAKVELSPINIGWSHFTVNNLRYRDADLTIVWDDPADGVVRYPGVPQGYSIYVNGSRAATVSSLVPFTWDPATGAVTTSGTVSYNVAVPGLQAPAQVSHTGARMVDLLAKAGVDLTADLANLAAGATATASTTASGSTTAGAVDGYPVNEPFWGGTTAGQDWYELNFGTARTLNEVRLYLKDSRPASATYRAPASYDVQYHNGSAWVSVPSQAKTPAAPRANYNVVRFPAVTAQRVRVLTTAASGARTGLTEIKVHNRGGVQPPSNLATSATASASSTSSWESVAAVNDGIDPPSSNDTVNPRWGCWPETGQQWVDLAWSSSRTLNRAEVYFFDDDQGIDMPASWKLQYWNGSAYADVPGASAYTLTKNAYNSVTFTATGTTRLRVLLTGNGSSSVGLLEVKAYGP from the coding sequence GTGAGACGTGTCCTGACCGCTCTCCTGCTGGTCGCGGGCCTGGTCGTGGCGGGCGCCCCGGCCCGGGCCGACCAGACCATCGGCTATCCGTCCTTCAGCGGCCCGGCCGTCCCGGCCCCGCCGGGCACGTACACGACCGGCAACGCGATGCGGGCCATCTACGACGCCGAGAGCTCCGGCACCGACTTCTGGATGGACCGGCTGCTCGCCCGCCCCGGCAACGACCCCGCGGGCACCTGGCTGATGACGCGCGGCCGGGCGCTGTTCATGAAGACGCACACCCCCGGCACGCTCGGCTTCGCCGGGCAGGTGGCGTACTGGGAGAGCATCAGCAACGCGAACGCGTTCACCGTCGTCGTCACCCCCGGCACCTTCACCGAGCAGGTGAGCTCCCGCCGGCAGGCGCCGAGCCACTGGAAGAGCCGGCACACCTCGGGCTCGGTGACGATCGACCAGACCAAGTTCATCACCGACAACAACGTGGCCGTCGCCAACCTCGCCATCACCAACGGCGGCTCCGCCTCGACCACGCTGCAGCTCCGCGCCACCTCGCCGTACGCGACCACGGGCAGCGGCAGCGAGCTGACCGGCCAGGTCAACGCCTACAACAACCTCACCACGCTCTACCCGAGGCTCACCGGCGACGGCTTCACGGTCTCCAGCGGCGGGCTCAACCGCTCCGTCACCGTCGCCGCCGGCGCCACCGTGACCGTCAAGGTCGTGATGGGCTTCGTCACCAGCGAGATCCCGGCCTCGCGCACCGAGTACGACGCCTACGCCGGCTACACGCCCGCGACCGCGTTCGCCACGCACGTGCGCGCGTACAACCGCTGGTGGGCCGACAACGTCCCCTACATCGACGTGCCCGAGCCCGGCATCAAGAAGAACATCTACTACCGCTGGTGGCTGATGCGCTACAACCACCTCGACGCGGACATACCCGGGCAGACCTTCCAGTTCCCGACGTCGATGGAGGGCGTGCTCGGCTACAACAACGCCATCGCGCTGACCCAGCCGATGCACATCGACGACCTGAAGTACCTGCGCGACCCGGCCTACGCCTACGGCGCCTGGCTGAGCGTCGGACAGACCTCCAAGAACGGCCGTTTCCTCGACAACCCCGGCGACCCCGAGAACTGGTCCAACAGCTACACCCAGTACATCGCCGAGGCCGCGTGGAAGAGCTACCAGATCCACGGCGGCCAGCCCGGCATCGCCGCCAACCTCGCCCGCTACGCCGAGCAGGACGTCAAGGGCCAGCTCTCCTCCTACGACACCGACAACAACAAGCTCATCGAGTACGACTGGGGCGCGCTCACCGGCAACGACGCCGACGCCGTCTCCTTCCACTGGAAGCCCGGCCGGATGGACCGCGCCGAGGCCGCCTACCAGTACAGCGGCGCCCTCGCCGCCGCCCAGGCGTACGAGGCCATCGGCAACACCGCCAAGGCCACCGAGATGCGCAACCTCGCCACCCAGATCCAGAACGCCATCGTCAGTGTGCTGTGGAACCCGGGCCGGCAGCTGTTCGAGCACCGGCTGAAGTCCACCAACGAGTGGGTGCCGTGGAAGGAGATCAACAACTACTACCCGTTCGCCGTCGGCGCGATCCCGAACACGGCGACGTACAAGCAGGCGCTGCGCCTGTTCGACGACCCCGCGCAGTACCCGATCTTCCCCTTCTACACCGCCAACCAGGCCGACAAGGCGGCCTCGGGCACCGGCAGCAACAACTTCTCCACGATCAACTCGACCGTGCAGTTCCGCCTGCTCTCCTCGGTGCTGCGCAACTACCCGAACGAGTGGATCGACCCGACCTGGTACAAGAAGCTGCTCTACTGGAACGCCTGGGCCCAGTACGTCGGCGGCAACACCCAGTGGCCCGACGCCAACGAGTTCTGGGCCGACTGGAACGGCTCGTCCATCACCTACCGCTCCTGGATCCACCACAACATTCTGGGCAGCAGCAACTGGACGGTGATCGAGGACGTCGCCGGCCTGCGCCCGCGCAACGACGCCAAGGTGGAGCTGTCGCCGATCAACATCGGCTGGTCCCACTTCACCGTCAACAACCTGCGCTACCGCGACGCCGACCTGACCATCGTCTGGGACGACCCGGCCGACGGCGTCGTCCGCTACCCGGGCGTGCCCCAGGGCTACTCGATCTACGTCAACGGCAGCCGCGCCGCCACCGTGTCGTCGCTGGTGCCGTTCACCTGGGACCCTGCCACCGGGGCCGTCACCACCTCCGGCACCGTCTCCTACAACGTCGCCGTGCCGGGGCTGCAGGCTCCCGCCCAGGTCAGCCACACCGGCGCCCGCATGGTCGACCTGCTCGCCAAGGCCGGCGTCGACCTGACCGCCGACCTCGCCAACCTCGCCGCCGGCGCCACCGCCACGGCCTCCACCACCGCCTCCGGCAGCACCACGGCCGGCGCCGTGGACGGCTACCCCGTCAACGAGCCGTTCTGGGGCGGCACCACGGCGGGCCAGGACTGGTACGAGCTCAACTTCGGCACCGCCCGCACCCTCAACGAGGTGCGGCTCTACTTGAAGGACAGCCGCCCGGCCAGCGCCACCTACCGGGCCCCGGCCTCCTACGACGTCCAGTACCACAACGGCAGCGCCTGGGTCAGCGTGCCCTCCCAGGCCAAGACCCCGGCCGCGCCGCGCGCCAACTACAACGTGGTGCGGTTCCCCGCCGTCACCGCGCAGCGGGTACGGGTGCTGACCACGGCCGCGTCCGGCGCGCGGACCGGCCTCACCGAGATCAAGGTGCACAACCGTGGCGGCGTCCAGCCGCCGTCGAACCTGGCGACCTCCGCCACGGCGAGCGCGTCCTCCACCTCCTCCTGGGAGAGCGTGGCCGCGGTCAACGACGGGATCGACCCGCCGTCGTCGAACGACACCGTCAACCCGCGCTGGGGCTGCTGGCCGGAGACCGGGCAGCAGTGGGTGGACCTGGCCTGGTCCTCCTCGCGCACGCTCAACCGGGCCGAGGTGTACTTCTTCGACGACGACCAGGGCATCGACATGCCGGCGTCGTGGAAGCTCCAGTACTGGAACGGCAGCGCGTACGCGGACGTGCCGGGCGCGTCGGCGTACACGCTGACCAAGAACGCCTACAACAGCGTGACCTTCACCGCGACCGGCACCACGCGGCTGCGGGTGCTGCTCACGGGCAACGGCTCCAGCAGCGTCGGGCTCCTGGAGGTGAAGGCGTACGGGCCCTGA